The following are encoded together in the Flavobacterium haoranii genome:
- the def gene encoding peptide deformylase, whose product MILPIYGYGEPVLRKMGAEISKDYPNLKETIANMFETMYHAHGVGLAAPQVGLAIRLFVIDTEPFADSDDVSKEEAAELKGFKKTFINAKILKEEGDVWGFNEGCLSIPDVREDVFRHEKITIEYFDEEFNKKTEEFDGLIARVIQHEYDHIEGILFTDHLSTLKKKLVGKKLMNIMEGKARPDYKMKFANKKGR is encoded by the coding sequence ATGATTTTACCAATATATGGATACGGAGAACCTGTTTTAAGAAAAATGGGAGCCGAAATATCTAAAGATTATCCAAATTTAAAAGAGACAATTGCTAATATGTTTGAAACCATGTATCATGCTCATGGAGTTGGTTTAGCGGCGCCACAAGTTGGTTTAGCAATTCGTTTATTTGTAATAGACACGGAGCCTTTTGCTGATAGTGATGATGTTTCTAAAGAAGAAGCTGCTGAGTTAAAAGGATTTAAAAAGACTTTTATTAATGCTAAAATTTTAAAAGAAGAAGGTGATGTTTGGGGATTTAATGAAGGTTGTTTAAGTATTCCAGATGTAAGAGAAGATGTTTTTAGACACGAAAAAATTACAATTGAATATTTTGACGAAGAATTTAATAAAAAGACAGAAGAATTTGATGGATTGATTGCTCGTGTAATTCAGCATGAATATGATCATATTGAAGGAATTTTGTTTACGGACCATTTATCTACTTTGAAAAAGAAATTGGTTGGAAAAAAATTAATGAATATTATGGAAGGTAAAGCAAGACCTGACTATAAAATGAAATTTGCAAATAAAAAAGGACGTTAA
- a CDS encoding DUF349 domain-containing protein — translation MKQIQDEWKQIGHVPRKYSDKVWADFKNACNHYFDRLHKVRNQENKVEVEAFDKKKAYLEDLKSFELTGEHKTDLDAIKAHIEAWKAIGKVPFNRRHIEGKFNKILDALFEKLSLSKKDTEMMKFDAKLEQMVENEDGRALEKEQFFIRKKIDEVQNEIFQLENNIQFITNAKKDNPFLKEVQKNIDRHKDELKLWKEKLSKLREI, via the coding sequence ATGAAGCAAATTCAGGATGAGTGGAAACAAATTGGCCATGTTCCTAGAAAATATTCCGATAAAGTTTGGGCAGATTTTAAAAACGCTTGTAATCATTATTTTGATCGTTTACACAAAGTAAGAAATCAAGAAAACAAAGTTGAAGTTGAAGCTTTTGATAAGAAAAAAGCGTACTTAGAAGATTTAAAATCTTTTGAGTTAACAGGAGAACACAAAACTGATTTAGATGCTATAAAAGCACATATTGAAGCTTGGAAAGCAATTGGAAAAGTTCCTTTTAACCGTCGCCATATTGAAGGCAAATTCAATAAAATTTTAGATGCTTTATTCGAAAAATTAAGTTTATCTAAAAAAGATACTGAAATGATGAAGTTTGATGCCAAATTAGAACAAATGGTTGAAAACGAAGACGGAAGAGCATTAGAAAAAGAACAATTCTTTATTCGTAAGAAAATTGATGAAGTACAAAATGAGATTTTCCAGTTAGAAAACAACATTCAGTTTATTACAAATGCTAAAAAAGACAATCCTTTCTTAAAAGAAGTTCAAAAGAACATTGATCGCCACAAAGACGAATTGAAATTGTGGAAGGAAAAACTAAGCAAATTAAGAGAAATTTAA
- a CDS encoding adenylosuccinate synthase: MTVDLLLGLQWGDEGKGKIVDVLTSKYDIIARFQGGPNAGHTLEFDGIKHVLRTIPSGIFHKNAINIIGNGVVMDPVVFQKEIEGLAKFNMDITSKLFISRKAHLILPTHRLLDAASEASKGKAKIGSTLKGIGPTYMDKTGRNGLRVGDIELADFKERYRSLADKHEAMIAFYDVDLQYDLKEMEEEFFEAVKALKTLTFIDSEEFLNNALKEGKSILAEGAQGSLLDVDFGTYPFVTSSNTTAAGACTGLGIAPNKVKEVFGIFKAYTTRVGSGPFPTELFDEIGQTMAKVGNEFGSVTGRPRRCGWLDLVALKYAVQVNGVTELYMMKGDVLSGFDTLKVCTAYQYKGQEIKHLPYNIEPENVEPVYTEMKGWKADLTGMSSYEELPQELKEYITFIEQELEVPIKVVSVGPDRTQTIIK, from the coding sequence ATGACTGTAGATTTACTGTTAGGTCTTCAATGGGGTGACGAAGGAAAAGGAAAAATTGTAGATGTATTAACTTCTAAATACGATATCATCGCTCGTTTCCAAGGTGGACCAAATGCGGGACATACATTAGAATTTGACGGAATTAAACACGTTTTAAGAACTATACCTTCTGGTATTTTCCATAAAAATGCTATCAATATTATCGGAAACGGTGTGGTAATGGATCCTGTGGTTTTTCAAAAAGAAATCGAAGGATTAGCGAAATTCAATATGGATATTACTTCTAAATTGTTTATTTCTCGTAAAGCACACTTAATTTTACCTACACATCGTTTATTGGATGCAGCGTCTGAAGCTTCAAAAGGAAAAGCTAAAATTGGTTCAACTTTAAAAGGTATCGGGCCAACTTACATGGATAAAACAGGTAGAAACGGTTTACGTGTTGGAGATATTGAATTAGCTGATTTTAAAGAAAGATACCGTTCATTAGCAGATAAACATGAAGCAATGATTGCTTTCTACGATGTAGATTTACAATACGATTTAAAAGAAATGGAAGAAGAGTTTTTTGAAGCTGTTAAAGCACTTAAAACCCTTACTTTTATTGATAGTGAAGAATTTTTGAACAATGCTTTAAAAGAAGGAAAATCTATTTTAGCAGAAGGTGCTCAAGGTTCATTATTAGATGTAGATTTTGGAACATATCCGTTTGTAACATCGTCAAATACTACTGCTGCAGGTGCTTGTACTGGTTTAGGAATTGCACCAAATAAAGTAAAAGAAGTATTCGGAATTTTTAAAGCATACACAACTCGTGTAGGTTCTGGTCCATTTCCAACAGAATTATTTGATGAAATAGGACAAACAATGGCAAAAGTAGGTAACGAATTTGGTTCAGTAACTGGTCGTCCTCGTCGCTGTGGTTGGTTAGATTTAGTAGCATTAAAGTATGCAGTACAAGTAAACGGAGTAACAGAATTATACATGATGAAAGGTGATGTGCTTTCTGGTTTTGATACTTTAAAAGTTTGTACAGCTTATCAATACAAAGGTCAAGAAATTAAGCATCTTCCTTACAATATTGAACCAGAAAATGTGGAACCAGTTTACACAGAAATGAAAGGTTGGAAAGCTGATTTAACAGGAATGTCTTCTTATGAAGAATTACCACAAGAATTAAAAGAATACATTACTTTTATTGAACAAGAATTAGAAGTACCAATTAAAGTAGTATCGGTTGGTCCAGATAGAACACAAACAATTATAAAATAA
- a CDS encoding OstA-like protein, which produces MKNIITYIIFILTALQVVVAQENKKIIVENSDFVDRNQNEIPGATVFTGNVRVLHNGVKINCNKVYYFDAENYIKAFGNVRINQGDTVQMNSRYAEYDGKKELAFATGDVFLRSPESTLTTDTIYFDKKNQVAFYNSYGTIINKDNTLKSKSGRYYVASKKYQFNTKVVVTNPKAKIETNHLDFYENSGHAYVFGPSTITNQGNVIYTENGFYDTKNNVGKLQKNSKITYDNKIIEGDDLYYDQSKNFSRAINNVKITDTINNMVARGHYAEMWRDAATRKDSIILTKRAVVVTKVENDSLFMHGKKILVTGPPEDRTIRAFNNVRFYKTDMSGKCDSIHSNNKTALTQLIGKPVIWNQDNQMTGDVMHLVGDNTTQKLDSLKVLNNAFLIQKDTLSENGYNQIKGIDLFGKFRDNKLSQVDVKRNAEVIYYMYDDDNQLIGIDKKKCSEITMEIVDNQIETVTAKKDVESLLHPENEFPENVRKLRGFIWRGDERIRSKEDIFPEEENIIHEQILIESKKKSEEEDVPMEVLPETLDYDKNNPKPKVIPDLQSE; this is translated from the coding sequence TTGAAAAATATAATAACATATATAATTTTTATACTTACTGCTTTACAAGTAGTTGTGGCTCAAGAAAACAAAAAAATTATTGTTGAGAATTCTGATTTTGTTGACAGAAATCAAAACGAAATTCCTGGAGCTACAGTTTTTACAGGTAATGTTAGAGTATTACACAACGGAGTTAAAATCAATTGTAATAAGGTTTACTATTTTGATGCAGAAAACTATATTAAAGCTTTTGGTAATGTTCGAATAAATCAAGGTGATACCGTTCAAATGAACAGTCGCTATGCAGAATATGACGGTAAAAAAGAATTAGCTTTTGCAACTGGCGATGTTTTTTTGCGTTCACCAGAATCTACTTTAACTACAGATACAATCTATTTCGATAAAAAAAATCAAGTAGCTTTTTATAACAGTTACGGAACCATAATTAATAAAGATAATACGTTAAAAAGTAAATCAGGAAGATATTACGTAGCTTCAAAAAAGTATCAATTTAATACTAAAGTTGTAGTTACAAATCCAAAAGCAAAAATTGAAACAAATCATTTAGATTTTTACGAAAATTCGGGACATGCTTATGTTTTTGGACCTTCAACGATAACCAATCAAGGAAATGTAATTTATACCGAAAATGGTTTTTACGATACAAAGAATAATGTAGGGAAGCTTCAGAAGAATTCTAAAATAACTTACGATAATAAAATTATTGAAGGAGACGATTTGTATTACGATCAATCTAAGAATTTCTCAAGGGCCATCAACAATGTAAAAATTACAGATACTATAAATAATATGGTTGCTCGAGGTCATTATGCAGAAATGTGGCGCGATGCAGCAACTCGAAAAGATTCTATTATATTAACAAAAAGGGCAGTTGTTGTAACAAAAGTCGAAAATGATTCTTTGTTTATGCATGGCAAAAAGATTTTGGTAACTGGTCCGCCAGAAGATAGAACGATTAGAGCTTTCAATAATGTAAGGTTTTATAAAACTGATATGAGTGGAAAATGCGATTCGATTCATTCTAATAACAAAACAGCGTTAACACAATTGATTGGAAAACCAGTAATTTGGAATCAAGACAATCAAATGACAGGAGATGTAATGCATTTAGTTGGAGATAATACTACACAAAAATTAGACTCTTTAAAAGTGCTTAACAATGCTTTTTTAATTCAAAAAGATACATTAAGTGAAAATGGTTATAACCAAATTAAAGGAATCGATTTGTTTGGAAAATTTAGAGATAATAAGTTGAGCCAAGTTGATGTAAAGCGTAATGCTGAGGTTATTTATTATATGTATGACGATGATAATCAATTAATAGGTATAGATAAAAAGAAGTGTAGCGAAATTACAATGGAAATTGTAGATAATCAAATTGAAACGGTTACTGCAAAAAAAGATGTAGAAAGTCTTTTACATCCAGAAAATGAATTTCCAGAAAATGTTAGAAAACTAAGAGGTTTTATTTGGAGAGGAGATGAGCGAATTCGTTCAAAAGAAGATATTTTTCCAGAGGAAGAAAACATTATTCACGAACAAATTTTAATCGAAAGCAAGAAAAAATCTGAAGAAGAAGACGTTCCAATGGAAGTTCTGCCTGAAACTTTAGATTACGATAAAAATAATCCAAAACCGAAAGTAATTCCCGATTTACAATCAGAATAA
- a CDS encoding DUF349 domain-containing protein, translating into MLEEMNDNLHEADGQEQFESQEDVVVKNQSAQDVIDDSNAEENEDDSISDKHDIPLLDYEQMSMEELVAELDNLVKNHKVMAIKDHVEEIRKAFMNHYHHLIDEKRDEFNAENHDENVEFEYHFPLKNKFEAVYDDYKSKRNNHYNQLQKNLKSNLNKRTELIEELKNLVDNTDESLTIADMFKKLNDIREQWKSAGAIPRDKYNIVWNNYHFHVERFYDLIHLDKEARDQDFKLNLEQKLAIIERGKELLNDSDIAKAFRELQLLHRVWKEEIGPVAREQREAIWNEFSEITKQMHDKREAFFANAKAREEDNLANKNNIIRAIDALGDEEISSHNGWQNQIKKMEALREQFFKAGRVPAEVNEATWDAFKTAVRGFNAKKNNFYKEIKHEQQENLNKN; encoded by the coding sequence ATGTTAGAAGAAATGAATGATAACCTGCATGAAGCAGATGGACAAGAACAATTTGAGTCGCAAGAAGATGTTGTTGTAAAAAACCAATCTGCACAAGACGTAATCGATGATTCGAATGCAGAAGAAAATGAAGACGACTCAATTAGTGATAAACACGACATTCCGCTTTTAGACTACGAACAGATGTCTATGGAAGAGTTAGTTGCTGAACTTGACAATTTGGTTAAAAACCATAAAGTTATGGCAATTAAAGACCACGTAGAAGAAATTCGTAAGGCTTTTATGAATCACTATCATCATTTAATTGATGAAAAACGTGATGAGTTTAATGCCGAAAATCATGATGAAAACGTGGAGTTTGAATATCATTTCCCTTTAAAAAACAAATTTGAAGCGGTTTACGATGATTATAAATCTAAACGTAATAATCATTACAACCAATTACAAAAGAATCTAAAATCTAACTTAAATAAAAGAACAGAGTTAATTGAAGAACTTAAAAATCTTGTAGATAATACAGATGAAAGTTTAACAATTGCCGATATGTTCAAAAAGTTAAATGATATTCGTGAGCAATGGAAATCGGCTGGAGCAATTCCAAGAGATAAATACAACATTGTTTGGAACAACTATCATTTCCACGTTGAACGTTTTTACGATTTAATTCACTTAGATAAAGAAGCTAGAGATCAAGACTTTAAATTAAATTTAGAGCAAAAATTAGCCATTATTGAAAGAGGAAAAGAATTGTTAAACGATAGCGACATTGCAAAAGCTTTCCGTGAATTACAATTATTACACCGCGTTTGGAAAGAAGAAATTGGTCCGGTTGCTAGAGAACAAAGAGAAGCCATTTGGAACGAGTTTAGTGAAATTACTAAACAAATGCACGACAAAAGAGAAGCTTTCTTTGCTAATGCAAAAGCTAGAGAAGAAGATAATTTAGCTAATAAAAATAATATTATTCGCGCAATTGATGCTTTAGGAGACGAAGAAATTAGTTCGCACAACGGATGGCAAAACCAAATTAAAAAGATGGAAGCCTTACGAGAGCAATTCTTTAAAGCAGGTCGCGTTCCTGCTGAAGTAAACGAGGCAACTTGGGATGCTTTTAAAACTGCTGTTCGCGGATTTAACGCTAAAAAGAACAATTTCTACAAAGAAATAAAGCACGAACAACAAGAAAATCTAAACAAAAATTAG
- a CDS encoding DUF368 domain-containing protein — protein sequence MRKIFPDYLLITLKGIAMGAADVVPGVSGGTIAFISGIYQELIDSINKINIGTLKTLKNNGFKAAWGSVNGNFLLALLSGIAISVLTFSKIITHLLETQPILVWSFFFGLVIASIVFIWKEITHWHLKGIIALLIGTILSYYITIAEPTSSPDSYPYLFLSGFLAIIAMILPGVSGAFILLLMGSYQTVIGTINQLREGLTQMNTDLLLQAFTKLAVFAGGAILGLKLFSRVLTWMFAHHKNTTLAMLIGFMIGSLNKIWPWKEVLETRVNSHGETVPFIERSILPIEFVGEPKIFGAIIMALIGFFLIFGLEKLAFKLGKTNS from the coding sequence ATGAGAAAAATATTTCCAGATTATTTATTGATTACCTTAAAAGGTATAGCTATGGGAGCTGCCGATGTTGTTCCTGGAGTTTCAGGAGGAACAATTGCATTTATTTCAGGTATTTATCAAGAGTTAATTGACAGTATAAATAAAATTAACATTGGTACACTTAAGACTCTAAAAAACAATGGTTTTAAAGCAGCTTGGGGATCCGTAAACGGCAATTTTTTGTTAGCTTTATTATCCGGAATTGCAATTAGTGTTTTAACTTTTTCAAAGATTATTACCCATCTTTTAGAAACACAACCTATTTTAGTTTGGTCATTCTTCTTCGGATTAGTAATTGCAAGTATTGTTTTCATTTGGAAAGAAATAACGCATTGGCATTTAAAAGGAATAATAGCGTTATTAATAGGAACTATTTTATCTTATTACATTACAATTGCTGAGCCAACAAGCTCACCAGATAGTTATCCATATTTATTTTTATCTGGTTTTTTAGCGATAATTGCAATGATTTTGCCAGGTGTTTCAGGAGCATTTATCTTACTGTTAATGGGGTCTTATCAAACTGTTATTGGAACAATTAACCAATTACGTGAAGGTTTGACACAAATGAATACCGATTTGTTATTGCAAGCATTTACAAAATTAGCTGTATTTGCTGGAGGTGCTATTTTAGGTTTAAAGCTTTTCTCGAGAGTATTAACTTGGATGTTTGCACATCATAAGAATACAACTTTGGCAATGTTAATTGGTTTTATGATAGGATCTTTAAATAAAATATGGCCTTGGAAAGAAGTCTTAGAAACAAGAGTAAACAGCCATGGAGAAACAGTTCCTTTTATAGAGCGAAGTATTTTACCAATTGAGTTTGTTGGCGAGCCTAAAATTTTTGGTGCAATTATTATGGCATTAATTGGATTTTTCTTAATTTTTGGACTCGAAAAATTAGCTTTTAAATTAGGTAAAACCAATTCGTAA
- a CDS encoding argininosuccinate synthase, whose amino-acid sequence MKKKVVLAFSGGLDTSFCAIYLTKTLGYEVHAVTVNTGGFSDEEIQQIETRALALGVDSYHCVDAVKSYYESCIKYLVFGNVLKNNTYPLSVSAERTIQATSIANYALQINADAVAHGSTGAGNDQVRFDVIFSVICPQIEIITPIRDLKLSREAEIEFLKENGVEMNFEKALYSINKGLWGTSVGGKETLTSHEYLPEDAFPSPLEKTEAEKINLTFRQGELVGINGFEFPHPSEAIQHLEKIAAPFAIGRDIHVGETIIGIKGRVGFEAASALITLKAHHLLEKHTLSKFQLSMKAQLSEWYGSWLHEGLFLDPAMRDIEAFLQNSQKMVSGKVFVTLLPYRFILNGIVSEHDLMASKFGSYGEMNNAWTGEDVKGFSKIVSNSLSIYYQVNKEKQNL is encoded by the coding sequence ATGAAAAAGAAGGTAGTATTAGCATTTAGTGGAGGATTAGATACTTCATTTTGTGCTATTTATTTAACCAAAACTTTAGGATACGAAGTTCACGCTGTGACTGTAAACACTGGTGGTTTTTCGGATGAAGAAATCCAACAAATCGAAACTCGAGCATTGGCTTTAGGCGTTGACTCCTACCATTGTGTAGATGCTGTAAAAAGCTATTATGAAAGTTGCATTAAATATTTGGTTTTTGGTAATGTTTTAAAAAATAACACCTATCCGTTATCGGTTAGTGCCGAAAGAACTATTCAGGCGACCAGTATTGCCAATTATGCATTACAAATTAATGCCGATGCTGTAGCACACGGAAGTACCGGAGCAGGAAATGATCAAGTGCGTTTTGATGTGATCTTTTCGGTAATTTGTCCGCAAATTGAAATCATTACACCTATTCGTGATTTAAAATTATCGCGTGAAGCCGAAATTGAATTCTTAAAAGAAAATGGTGTGGAAATGAATTTCGAAAAAGCCTTATATTCTATCAATAAAGGACTTTGGGGAACTTCTGTTGGTGGAAAAGAGACACTGACTTCTCACGAATATTTACCGGAAGACGCTTTTCCTTCTCCATTGGAAAAAACAGAAGCAGAAAAAATCAATTTGACTTTCAGACAAGGAGAATTAGTAGGCATTAACGGATTTGAATTCCCTCATCCATCAGAAGCTATTCAACATTTAGAAAAAATAGCCGCTCCGTTTGCTATTGGTCGTGATATTCACGTGGGCGAAACGATAATCGGAATCAAAGGGCGTGTGGGTTTTGAAGCGGCTTCAGCTTTAATTACGTTAAAAGCACATCATTTATTAGAAAAACATACGCTTTCTAAATTTCAATTGAGCATGAAAGCACAATTATCAGAATGGTATGGCAGTTGGTTACACGAAGGTTTATTTCTTGATCCTGCCATGCGCGATATTGAAGCTTTTTTACAAAATTCTCAAAAGATGGTAAGCGGAAAAGTTTTCGTCACTTTATTACCGTACCGATTTATTTTAAATGGAATTGTATCGGAACACGATTTAATGGCTTCTAAATTTGGCAGCTATGGCGAAATGAATAATGCTTGGACTGGAGAGGACGTAAAAGGTTTCTCCAAAATTGTAAGCAACTCACTTTCTATTTATTACCAAGTAAACAAAGAGAAGCAAAACCTTTAG
- a CDS encoding antibiotic biosynthesis monooxygenase family protein produces the protein MYYAVIFTSRRTEVEEGYAETAIRMMELAKQQPGFIGVESARNEMGITVSYWESLEAIKTWKANTEHLFAQEKGKSTWYKNYKVRIAKVEREYEF, from the coding sequence ATGTACTACGCCGTAATTTTTACATCAAGAAGAACCGAAGTAGAAGAAGGCTATGCCGAAACCGCTATACGAATGATGGAATTAGCAAAACAGCAACCTGGTTTTATAGGTGTAGAAAGTGCACGAAATGAAATGGGTATTACGGTTTCCTATTGGGAAAGTTTAGAAGCTATAAAAACTTGGAAAGCAAACACCGAACATCTTTTTGCTCAAGAAAAAGGAAAATCTACCTGGTATAAAAACTACAAAGTACGCATTGCAAAAGTAGAACGCGAATATGAGTTTTAG
- a CDS encoding aspartate aminotransferase family protein — protein sequence MLKDFFEYQAQTSPHPLATEISRAEGSYIYDTNNNAYLDFVAGVSANTLGHQPKRVNDAIKAQLDKYSHVMVYGEYAQHPATEFCKLLAAHMPAPLTKTYLVNSGTEAIEGALKLARRVTGRSQWISCYNAYHGNTMGSMSVMGFEERKQIFRPLIPDVDFITFNNEADLEKITTKTAGVLLETIQGGAGFIQPENDFLKKVRERCTEVGAVMILDEIQPGFGRTGKLFGFQNYDIVPDVVVMGKGMASGMPVGAFTASAEMMDLLSHDPKLGHITTFGGHPVIAAASLATLQEITESNLMQEALEKEALFRELLVHPLIKEVRGKGLMLAAMTESLEITNHVILECHKRGVILFWLLFEGKAIRITPPLTISKDEIRKGCGIIIDVLNSIG from the coding sequence ATGCTTAAAGATTTTTTTGAATATCAAGCCCAAACTTCTCCGCATCCATTAGCAACGGAAATTTCTAGAGCAGAAGGAAGTTATATTTACGATACTAATAATAATGCTTATCTAGATTTTGTTGCTGGAGTATCTGCAAATACATTAGGTCACCAACCTAAAAGAGTTAATGATGCTATTAAAGCGCAGCTCGATAAATATTCACATGTAATGGTTTATGGCGAATATGCGCAACATCCAGCTACCGAGTTTTGTAAATTATTGGCTGCTCACATGCCAGCTCCGTTGACTAAAACTTATTTGGTAAATTCTGGTACAGAGGCAATTGAAGGTGCTTTAAAATTAGCTCGTAGAGTAACTGGAAGAAGTCAATGGATTTCATGTTACAATGCTTACCACGGAAATACAATGGGAAGTATGAGTGTTATGGGCTTTGAAGAACGCAAACAAATTTTTCGGCCTTTAATTCCAGATGTCGACTTTATAACTTTTAATAACGAAGCCGATTTAGAGAAAATAACTACTAAAACAGCGGGAGTTTTATTAGAAACCATTCAAGGAGGAGCTGGATTTATACAACCTGAGAACGATTTTCTTAAGAAAGTACGTGAACGTTGTACGGAAGTTGGTGCTGTTATGATTCTAGATGAAATTCAACCTGGTTTTGGCCGTACAGGAAAATTATTTGGTTTCCAAAATTACGACATTGTTCCAGATGTTGTCGTGATGGGAAAAGGAATGGCTAGTGGAATGCCTGTTGGTGCGTTTACAGCTTCAGCAGAAATGATGGATTTGTTGAGCCACGATCCTAAATTAGGTCACATTACCACTTTTGGAGGACATCCCGTAATTGCTGCGGCATCATTAGCAACATTACAAGAAATAACGGAATCTAATTTAATGCAAGAAGCTTTAGAAAAAGAAGCATTATTTAGAGAATTATTAGTACATCCACTTATAAAAGAAGTTAGAGGAAAAGGATTAATGCTTGCAGCTATGACAGAAAGTCTGGAAATAACAAACCATGTTATTTTAGAGTGTCATAAACGAGGCGTTATTTTATTCTGGCTTTTATTTGAAGGAAAGGCTATTCGTATTACTCCACCGCTAACGATTAGTAAAGACGAAATTAGAAAAGGTTGTGGCATTATTATTGACGTATTAAATAGTATAGGTTAG
- a CDS encoding DUF5606 family protein: MSVQKILAISGKPGLYELKLQTRTGFVAESLIDGKKITVGLRSNVSLLSEIAVYTYTEEVRLSEVFKAIATKENDGLALSHKEDEAKIRDYFREILPEFDEDRVYTSDIKKVLNWYNLLQPKGFVTVEALTPKESKEETAE; the protein is encoded by the coding sequence ATGAGTGTTCAAAAAATATTAGCTATTTCTGGTAAGCCAGGATTATATGAATTAAAATTACAAACGAGAACTGGTTTTGTTGCTGAATCTTTAATTGATGGTAAAAAAATAACAGTTGGTTTAAGAAGTAATGTTAGTTTATTATCTGAAATAGCAGTATATACCTATACAGAAGAAGTTCGTTTAAGTGAAGTATTTAAAGCTATTGCTACAAAAGAAAATGACGGTTTAGCATTATCTCACAAAGAAGACGAAGCTAAAATTAGAGATTATTTTAGAGAAATTTTACCTGAGTTTGATGAAGATAGAGTATATACATCAGATATTAAAAAGGTTTTAAATTGGTACAACTTATTACAGCCAAAAGGTTTTGTAACTGTTGAAGCTTTAACTCCAAAAGAATCTAAAGAAGAAACTGCTGAATAA
- the mazG gene encoding nucleoside triphosphate pyrophosphohydrolase, translated as MNSRQQQLDAFNRLLDIMDDLREKCPWDKKQTLESLRHLTIEETYELGDAILDNDLMEIKKELGDLLLHIVFYAKIGSETNDFDIADVANSICDKLIDRHPHIYGDVVVENEEQVKQNWEKLKLKEGKKSVLEGVPKSLPALVKASRIQDKVKGVGFDWEEPHQVWDKVQEELQELQVEVNEGNQDKIEAEFGDVLFSMINYARFLKVNPEDALEHTNKKFIKRFQYLESKASELGKSLADMTLAEMDVFWEEAKRLPK; from the coding sequence ATGAACTCTCGCCAACAACAACTCGACGCTTTTAATAGATTATTAGACATCATGGACGATTTACGTGAAAAATGTCCGTGGGATAAAAAGCAAACTTTAGAAAGTTTACGTCATCTTACCATTGAAGAAACCTATGAACTAGGCGATGCCATTTTAGATAATGATTTGATGGAAATTAAAAAAGAGTTGGGCGATTTGTTGCTACACATTGTGTTTTATGCTAAAATAGGTAGCGAAACTAATGATTTTGATATAGCCGATGTAGCAAACTCAATTTGTGATAAGTTAATAGATAGACATCCGCATATTTACGGCGATGTAGTGGTAGAGAATGAAGAGCAAGTAAAACAAAATTGGGAAAAGTTAAAACTAAAAGAAGGTAAAAAATCAGTTTTAGAAGGAGTGCCCAAAAGTTTACCAGCATTAGTAAAAGCAAGTCGCATTCAAGATAAAGTAAAAGGCGTAGGTTTTGATTGGGAAGAGCCGCATCAAGTTTGGGATAAAGTTCAAGAAGAATTACAAGAACTTCAAGTTGAGGTTAATGAAGGAAATCAGGATAAAATAGAAGCCGAGTTTGGCGATGTGTTATTTTCGATGATTAATTATGCCCGATTTTTAAAAGTGAATCCTGAAGATGCTTTGGAACACACCAATAAAAAATTCATAAAGCGTTTTCAGTATTTAGAAAGCAAAGCTTCCGAATTAGGAAAATCTTTAGCCGACATGACCTTAGCTGAAATGGATGTTTTTTGGGAAGAAGCGAAGCGATTACCAAAATAA